In one Roseburia intestinalis L1-82 genomic region, the following are encoded:
- a CDS encoding ATPase, T2SS/T4P/T4SS family: MSEKIIFEPTPEQFGIFWKYLSRPEVTDVDYNGQKLWITDLKEGRYCANEEIPEYFISTFTHNISNCINKQFNNANKILEADTKELRISIIHESAAISGISICIRKSPCFVRNTLENLLDQKYCEKEVLHLLLNCVQAKMNLVFGGEPGAGKTECAKFFMQFIRKEERVITIEDSLEIHYANINPGADAVELRVGKGFDYTDAIKASLRQNPSWLMLSEARSVEVTSLLEQWSTGVHGFTTIHLDDVRKLPDRILNMMNNVNDAQRMENRIYRYVNAAVLIRKIESSDGKVRRYIDQLCFFSREEGKNRIYMIVDDGALVSKELPPDIKKRFRETGVEEPFVCRQFETYLKENR, translated from the coding sequence ATGAGTGAAAAGATTATTTTTGAACCCACACCGGAACAGTTCGGGATATTCTGGAAATATTTAAGCAGACCGGAGGTGACGGATGTAGACTATAATGGGCAAAAATTATGGATCACAGATCTGAAAGAGGGGAGGTACTGTGCAAATGAGGAGATACCGGAATATTTTATCAGTACATTTACACACAATATCTCAAATTGTATCAATAAACAATTTAATAATGCAAACAAAATACTGGAAGCGGATACAAAAGAACTGAGAATCAGTATTATTCATGAGTCGGCGGCGATATCGGGGATCAGCATCTGTATCCGTAAATCCCCGTGTTTTGTAAGAAATACCTTAGAGAATCTGCTGGATCAGAAGTACTGTGAGAAAGAAGTGCTGCATCTGCTGTTAAATTGTGTGCAGGCGAAGATGAATCTTGTTTTTGGAGGGGAGCCGGGGGCAGGCAAGACAGAATGTGCAAAATTTTTTATGCAGTTTATCAGAAAGGAAGAGCGTGTTATCACGATAGAAGATTCGTTGGAGATCCATTATGCGAACATCAATCCCGGTGCAGATGCGGTTGAACTTCGTGTCGGAAAGGGATTTGATTATACAGATGCAATCAAAGCCTCACTGCGTCAGAATCCAAGCTGGCTGATGCTCTCGGAGGCGCGCTCTGTGGAGGTAACATCATTGTTGGAGCAATGGAGCACCGGCGTTCATGGATTTACGACGATCCATCTGGATGATGTGAGAAAACTTCCGGATCGGATATTAAATATGATGAATAATGTCAATGATGCACAGCGTATGGAAAATCGGATTTACCGTTATGTGAATGCAGCAGTTCTGATCCGAAAAATCGAATCTTCCGATGGAAAGGTCAGACGTTATATAGATCAGCTATGTTTTTTTTCGCGTGAAGAAGGGAAAAACAGAATTTATATGATCGTCGATGATGGGGCGCTTGTATCGAAGGAATTGCCGCCGGATATCAAAAAAAGGTTCAGGGAAACAGGCGTGGAGGAGCCTTTTGTATGCAGACAGTTTGAAACGTATCTTAAAGAGAACCGATGA
- a CDS encoding InlB B-repeat-containing protein, translating into MITMMIGIVIGAITILIILTVTGRMNYATELESQLPAVVENILYNVKIKQLYNVADNQEFTADVTEQIAKELDAQTGIVMRIMGADKEKGLFSVGVDRTFVHPNGKTGTVKCSRTVLADKLQIVEIQKYYVQFYKDAGNSECYKKYCVTEGDTISAPAVPEYKDREFAGWQDDKGYEADFSQPVEQNRNYYAVWK; encoded by the coding sequence ATGATAACTATGATGATTGGAATCGTAATTGGTGCAATAACAATTCTGATAATATTAACGGTAACCGGCCGTATGAATTACGCTACAGAGCTGGAAAGCCAGCTTCCGGCGGTTGTAGAAAATATACTTTATAATGTAAAGATAAAACAGTTGTATAATGTAGCCGATAATCAGGAATTTACCGCGGATGTGACAGAACAGATTGCAAAGGAGCTGGATGCCCAAACCGGTATTGTAATGCGGATCATGGGAGCTGATAAGGAGAAGGGACTATTTTCTGTGGGAGTAGATAGAACGTTTGTGCATCCGAATGGAAAAACCGGTACTGTGAAATGCAGCCGGACTGTATTGGCAGACAAGTTGCAAATAGTAGAAATTCAGAAATATTATGTACAGTTTTATAAAGATGCAGGTAACAGTGAATGTTATAAAAAGTACTGTGTGACGGAAGGAGATACGATCAGTGCACCCGCAGTGCCGGAATACAAAGACAGGGAGTTCGCAGGCTGGCAGGACGACAAGGGATATGAGGCAGATTTTTCACAGCCGGTCGA